Proteins encoded by one window of Pseudochaenichthys georgianus chromosome 9, fPseGeo1.2, whole genome shotgun sequence:
- the LOC117452816 gene encoding bone morphogenetic protein receptor type-1B-like isoform X2 — protein sequence MPVQGERLKRSLSLSLSGAGVLCCCLDCSLFTHKHRAIYWTCRKEHPVRRHRRVGRRPVAAQLLLPPPRGSCGVTVITTALKTQPITHAGKDGCCFTMVQEEGGVSVEKAGCLALSGSGQCGDTGNGHNIRRSMECCSDGDYCNKNVHPTLPPLKPPLYVDGKIHHMAFLVPVTVCSIILAFIIMCYFRYKRQRARPRYNIVLKQDESNIPSGESLRELIEQSQSSGSGSGLPLLVQRTIAKQIQMVKQIGKGRYGEVWMGRWRAENVAVKVFFTTEEASWFRETEIYQTVLMRHENILGFIAADIKGTGSWTQLYLITDYHENGSLYDYLKSTTLDNKAMLRLAYSSVSGLSHLHTEIFGTQGKPAISHRDLKSKNILVKTNGTCCIADLGLAVKLISDTNEVNIPPNTRVGTKRYMPPEVLDETLHRSHFQSYIMADMYSFGLILWEIARRCVSGGILEEYQLPYHELVSTDPSYEDMREVVCIKRLRPSFPNRWTSDECLRQMGKLMTECWAHTPGSRLTALRVKMTLVKMSESQVQVPL from the exons gcAATATATTGGACATGCCGCAAAGAGCATCCAGTAAGGAGGCATCGGAGAGTGGGAAGGAGGCCAGTGGCAGCACAGCTCCTGCTTCCTCCTCCGAGGGGATCCTGTGGTGTCACTGTTATCACCACTGCCCTGAAGACTCAGCCAATAACACATGCAG GAAAGGATGGCTGCTGTTTCACCATGGTGCAGGAGGAGGGCGGGGTATCGGTCGAGAAAGCAGGATGTCTTGCGCTGAGCGGATCAGGTCAGTGTGGG GACACGGGAAACGGACATAATATAAGGAGATCAATGGAGTGCTGTTCAGACGGAGATTACTGCAATAAAAACGTGCATCCTACACTGCCACCACTTAAACCACCTC tctaTGTTGATGGGAAGATCCACCACATGGCCTTCTTGGTCCCAGTCACTGTGTGCAGCATCATACTGGCCTTCATTATAATGTGCTACTTCAG GTATAAGCGCCAGAGGGCTCGTCCTCGGTACAATATTGTTCTGAAGCAGGACGAGAGCAACATTCCCTCCGGAGAGTCTCTGAGGGAGCTAATCGAGCAGTCTCAGAGCTCTGGCTCTGGCTCAGGGCTCCCTCTGCTG GTGCAGCGAACGATAGCCAAGCAGATCCAGATGGTGAAGCAGATAGGCAAGGGGAGGTATGGAGAGGTGTGGATGGGCAGATGGAGGGCAGAGAATGTTGCCGTTAAAGTTTTCTTCACCACTGAGGAGGCCAGTTGGTTCAGAGAGACTGAGATTTACCAGACTGTTCTGATGAGACATGAGAACATCCTCG GTTTTATAGCTGCTGATATTAAAGGAACTGGCTCCTGGACCCAACTCTACCTAATCACTGACTACCATGAAAACGGCTCTTTGTATGACTACCTCAAATCAACCACTCTCGATAATAAAGCCATGCTGCGGCTGGCCTACTCCTCTGTGTCTGGCCTCAGTCACCTCCACACTGAGATCTTTGGCACCCAGGGCAAACCTGCCATTTCCCACAGGGATCTAAAGAGCAAGAACATACTAGTAAAAACAAATGGGACCTGCTGTATAGCTGACCTGGGACTGGCAGTCAAGCTTATCAG TGACACCAATGAGGTCAACATCCCTCCCAACACCAGAGTGGGCACAAAGCGCTACATGCCTCCGGAGGTTCTGGATGAGACTCTGCACAGAAGTCACTTTCAGTCGTACATCATGGCTGACATGTACAGCTTCGGGCTGATTCTCTGGGAGATCGCACGGCGTTGTGTCTCAGGAG GAATCCTTGAAGAGTACCAGTTGCCATACCATGAGTTGGTGTCTACAGACCCTTCATATGAAGACATGAGAGAGGTGGTCTGCATCAAAAGACTACGACCATCATTTCCTAATCGGTGGACCAGCGATGAG TGTTTGAGACAGATGGGGAAGCTGATGACAGAATGCTGGGCCCACACCCCGGGCTCCCGCCTCACAGCCCTACGGGTAAAAATGACCCTTGTCAAGATGTCAGAATCGCAGGTGCAGGTCCCCCTTTGA
- the LOC117452816 gene encoding bone morphogenetic protein receptor type-1B-like isoform X4, whose translation MECCSDGDYCNKNVHPTLPPLKPPLYVDGKIHHMAFLVPVTVCSIILAFIIMCYFRYKRQRARPRYNIVLKQDESNIPSGESLRELIEQSQSSGSGSGLPLLVQRTIAKQIQMVKQIGKGRYGEVWMGRWRAENVAVKVFFTTEEASWFRETEIYQTVLMRHENILGFIAADIKGTGSWTQLYLITDYHENGSLYDYLKSTTLDNKAMLRLAYSSVSGLSHLHTEIFGTQGKPAISHRDLKSKNILVKTNGTCCIADLGLAVKLISDTNEVNIPPNTRVGTKRYMPPEVLDETLHRSHFQSYIMADMYSFGLILWEIARRCVSGGILEEYQLPYHELVSTDPSYEDMREVVCIKRLRPSFPNRWTSDECLRQMGKLMTECWAHTPGSRLTALRVKMTLVKMSESQVQVPL comes from the exons ATGGAGTGCTGTTCAGACGGAGATTACTGCAATAAAAACGTGCATCCTACACTGCCACCACTTAAACCACCTC tctaTGTTGATGGGAAGATCCACCACATGGCCTTCTTGGTCCCAGTCACTGTGTGCAGCATCATACTGGCCTTCATTATAATGTGCTACTTCAG GTATAAGCGCCAGAGGGCTCGTCCTCGGTACAATATTGTTCTGAAGCAGGACGAGAGCAACATTCCCTCCGGAGAGTCTCTGAGGGAGCTAATCGAGCAGTCTCAGAGCTCTGGCTCTGGCTCAGGGCTCCCTCTGCTG GTGCAGCGAACGATAGCCAAGCAGATCCAGATGGTGAAGCAGATAGGCAAGGGGAGGTATGGAGAGGTGTGGATGGGCAGATGGAGGGCAGAGAATGTTGCCGTTAAAGTTTTCTTCACCACTGAGGAGGCCAGTTGGTTCAGAGAGACTGAGATTTACCAGACTGTTCTGATGAGACATGAGAACATCCTCG GTTTTATAGCTGCTGATATTAAAGGAACTGGCTCCTGGACCCAACTCTACCTAATCACTGACTACCATGAAAACGGCTCTTTGTATGACTACCTCAAATCAACCACTCTCGATAATAAAGCCATGCTGCGGCTGGCCTACTCCTCTGTGTCTGGCCTCAGTCACCTCCACACTGAGATCTTTGGCACCCAGGGCAAACCTGCCATTTCCCACAGGGATCTAAAGAGCAAGAACATACTAGTAAAAACAAATGGGACCTGCTGTATAGCTGACCTGGGACTGGCAGTCAAGCTTATCAG TGACACCAATGAGGTCAACATCCCTCCCAACACCAGAGTGGGCACAAAGCGCTACATGCCTCCGGAGGTTCTGGATGAGACTCTGCACAGAAGTCACTTTCAGTCGTACATCATGGCTGACATGTACAGCTTCGGGCTGATTCTCTGGGAGATCGCACGGCGTTGTGTCTCAGGAG GAATCCTTGAAGAGTACCAGTTGCCATACCATGAGTTGGTGTCTACAGACCCTTCATATGAAGACATGAGAGAGGTGGTCTGCATCAAAAGACTACGACCATCATTTCCTAATCGGTGGACCAGCGATGAG TGTTTGAGACAGATGGGGAAGCTGATGACAGAATGCTGGGCCCACACCCCGGGCTCCCGCCTCACAGCCCTACGGGTAAAAATGACCCTTGTCAAGATGTCAGAATCGCAGGTGCAGGTCCCCCTTTGA
- the LOC117452816 gene encoding bone morphogenetic protein receptor type-1B-like isoform X3: protein MPQRASSKEASESGKEASGSTAPASSSEGILWCHCYHHCPEDSANNTCRTGKDGCCFTMVQEEGGVSVEKAGCLALSGSGQCGDTGNGHNIRRSMECCSDGDYCNKNVHPTLPPLKPPLYVDGKIHHMAFLVPVTVCSIILAFIIMCYFRYKRQRARPRYNIVLKQDESNIPSGESLRELIEQSQSSGSGSGLPLLVQRTIAKQIQMVKQIGKGRYGEVWMGRWRAENVAVKVFFTTEEASWFRETEIYQTVLMRHENILGFIAADIKGTGSWTQLYLITDYHENGSLYDYLKSTTLDNKAMLRLAYSSVSGLSHLHTEIFGTQGKPAISHRDLKSKNILVKTNGTCCIADLGLAVKLISDTNEVNIPPNTRVGTKRYMPPEVLDETLHRSHFQSYIMADMYSFGLILWEIARRCVSGGILEEYQLPYHELVSTDPSYEDMREVVCIKRLRPSFPNRWTSDECLRQMGKLMTECWAHTPGSRLTALRVKMTLVKMSESQVQVPL, encoded by the exons ATGCCGCAAAGAGCATCCAGTAAGGAGGCATCGGAGAGTGGGAAGGAGGCCAGTGGCAGCACAGCTCCTGCTTCCTCCTCCGAGGGGATCCTGTGGTGTCACTGTTATCACCACTGCCCTGAAGACTCAGCCAATAACACATGCAG GACAGGAAAGGATGGCTGCTGTTTCACCATGGTGCAGGAGGAGGGCGGGGTATCGGTCGAGAAAGCAGGATGTCTTGCGCTGAGCGGATCAGGTCAGTGTGGG GACACGGGAAACGGACATAATATAAGGAGATCAATGGAGTGCTGTTCAGACGGAGATTACTGCAATAAAAACGTGCATCCTACACTGCCACCACTTAAACCACCTC tctaTGTTGATGGGAAGATCCACCACATGGCCTTCTTGGTCCCAGTCACTGTGTGCAGCATCATACTGGCCTTCATTATAATGTGCTACTTCAG GTATAAGCGCCAGAGGGCTCGTCCTCGGTACAATATTGTTCTGAAGCAGGACGAGAGCAACATTCCCTCCGGAGAGTCTCTGAGGGAGCTAATCGAGCAGTCTCAGAGCTCTGGCTCTGGCTCAGGGCTCCCTCTGCTG GTGCAGCGAACGATAGCCAAGCAGATCCAGATGGTGAAGCAGATAGGCAAGGGGAGGTATGGAGAGGTGTGGATGGGCAGATGGAGGGCAGAGAATGTTGCCGTTAAAGTTTTCTTCACCACTGAGGAGGCCAGTTGGTTCAGAGAGACTGAGATTTACCAGACTGTTCTGATGAGACATGAGAACATCCTCG GTTTTATAGCTGCTGATATTAAAGGAACTGGCTCCTGGACCCAACTCTACCTAATCACTGACTACCATGAAAACGGCTCTTTGTATGACTACCTCAAATCAACCACTCTCGATAATAAAGCCATGCTGCGGCTGGCCTACTCCTCTGTGTCTGGCCTCAGTCACCTCCACACTGAGATCTTTGGCACCCAGGGCAAACCTGCCATTTCCCACAGGGATCTAAAGAGCAAGAACATACTAGTAAAAACAAATGGGACCTGCTGTATAGCTGACCTGGGACTGGCAGTCAAGCTTATCAG TGACACCAATGAGGTCAACATCCCTCCCAACACCAGAGTGGGCACAAAGCGCTACATGCCTCCGGAGGTTCTGGATGAGACTCTGCACAGAAGTCACTTTCAGTCGTACATCATGGCTGACATGTACAGCTTCGGGCTGATTCTCTGGGAGATCGCACGGCGTTGTGTCTCAGGAG GAATCCTTGAAGAGTACCAGTTGCCATACCATGAGTTGGTGTCTACAGACCCTTCATATGAAGACATGAGAGAGGTGGTCTGCATCAAAAGACTACGACCATCATTTCCTAATCGGTGGACCAGCGATGAG TGTTTGAGACAGATGGGGAAGCTGATGACAGAATGCTGGGCCCACACCCCGGGCTCCCGCCTCACAGCCCTACGGGTAAAAATGACCCTTGTCAAGATGTCAGAATCGCAGGTGCAGGTCCCCCTTTGA